A window of the Flavobacterium sangjuense genome harbors these coding sequences:
- a CDS encoding gluzincin family metallopeptidase: MKKLHYILFLFSFISFAQHNSKMIVEVDNEKKELTVNQELIYFNQTNDTLTNIVLNDWMNGYTSKNTPLAARFSDEFGRSFHLAKEKERGRTNNITIADGSKTLLTWERDKNYPDVIQIRLKEKLLPNQKASFTLSYTVKIPSDKFTKYGYGENGKMYLKNCFLIPARYEKKGFAKYDNLNLDDCANALSDYDAVVKVPQKFDLFSDLYETQRETTNGLNNYHFSGKNRQDFNLFVDGKKDFEIYKNGSIEVVSNLKDDRLNDIQRAIIIDRIVNYVSENLGKFPQSKVTVAQADYDRNPFYGLNQLPLFISPFPDEFLYEIKFLKTYLNNYLHNTLQLDPRKDNWIYDGIQVYVMMKYIEEHHPDSKMMGSVAKLKLLRGYNLVSLNFNGQYSYLYMLMARKNLDQALSNPKNTLIKFNEKIASKYRAGLSLRYLDSYLENNSVPNSIKEFVALNKTKQTQAKDFESILTTNSPKKIDWFFDKIIDSRDIIDFKFDKLTRTKDSVSFSLKNKTETNVPISVYGIKDKNVVFKKWFDTVIKDSIYTIPRNNAEKIVINYKNEVPEYNLRNNWRSLSSLRVTNRPIKFIFFKDLEDPYYNQVVYIPTLEYNLYDGLLPGIRLHNKTILDKPFNFDLNPTVSTKAQSLSGKGYLYFNQFNRDSNLYFIRYMMSGQYLHYAPDAYYTKLAPTIFFNIRPDDFRDNRKELFIVKEVIVSKEKTAFTVADKSENYAVFNTKYINTKTEVTNHLSFMGDFQYAPDFGKLAGEIQYRRLFDNNRSLNIRLFAGTFLHNKTKSTYFDFGLDRPTDYLFESEYLGRSETKGLFSQQSIVSDGFFKSMLETRTANRWMTTVNAGYSIWTWIEAYGDIGFIKNANIAPKFVYDGGIRLNLVTDYFELYFPVYSNNGWEIGQQNYGERIRFIVAFRPETLITLFTRKWF; encoded by the coding sequence TTGAAAAAACTACACTACATACTTTTTCTTTTCAGCTTTATCTCTTTTGCGCAACACAATTCCAAAATGATTGTGGAAGTCGACAATGAAAAGAAGGAATTGACGGTCAATCAGGAATTGATCTACTTCAATCAAACCAACGACACACTGACTAATATCGTTTTAAACGATTGGATGAATGGTTACACATCAAAGAACACTCCTTTGGCAGCACGTTTTTCCGATGAGTTTGGAAGAAGTTTTCATTTGGCCAAAGAAAAAGAAAGAGGCCGAACCAATAACATTACTATCGCTGATGGAAGTAAGACTTTGTTGACCTGGGAAAGAGATAAAAACTATCCTGATGTTATTCAAATTCGGCTTAAAGAAAAGTTGCTGCCCAATCAAAAAGCAAGCTTTACGCTGAGTTATACTGTGAAAATTCCGAGCGATAAATTTACAAAATATGGCTATGGCGAAAACGGCAAAATGTATCTCAAAAACTGCTTTCTTATTCCGGCGCGATACGAAAAAAAAGGGTTTGCCAAGTATGACAATTTAAATTTAGACGATTGTGCCAACGCGCTTTCGGACTATGATGCTGTTGTCAAAGTGCCACAAAAATTTGATTTGTTTTCAGATTTGTATGAAACACAAAGAGAAACTACAAATGGTTTAAACAACTATCATTTCTCAGGGAAAAACCGCCAGGATTTCAATCTGTTTGTCGATGGAAAAAAGGATTTCGAAATCTATAAAAACGGCAGTATTGAAGTCGTTTCCAATTTAAAAGACGATAGGTTAAACGATATTCAAAGAGCCATTATTATTGATAGAATTGTAAATTATGTTTCCGAAAATCTGGGTAAATTTCCACAATCAAAAGTCACTGTTGCTCAGGCTGATTATGACAGAAATCCTTTTTACGGATTAAATCAACTACCACTTTTTATCAGCCCTTTTCCCGATGAGTTTTTATATGAAATTAAGTTTCTAAAAACCTACTTAAACAATTATCTGCACAACACTTTACAACTTGATCCGCGAAAAGACAACTGGATTTATGACGGAATTCAGGTCTATGTTATGATGAAATATATAGAAGAACATCATCCTGACAGCAAAATGATGGGAAGTGTTGCCAAGTTAAAATTGTTGAGAGGTTATAATCTGGTAAGCCTAAATTTTAATGGTCAGTACAGCTATTTGTACATGCTGATGGCACGAAAAAATTTGGATCAGGCTTTGAGTAATCCAAAAAACACTTTGATAAAATTCAACGAAAAAATTGCCTCAAAATACAGAGCCGGATTGAGTTTGAGATATCTTGACAGTTATTTGGAAAACAATAGTGTGCCAAATAGCATTAAGGAATTCGTTGCCTTAAATAAAACAAAGCAAACCCAGGCAAAAGATTTTGAAAGTATTTTAACAACCAATTCCCCTAAAAAAATAGATTGGTTTTTTGATAAAATAATCGATTCCCGTGACATTATCGATTTTAAATTCGACAAACTTACCCGAACCAAAGACAGTGTTAGTTTTTCTTTAAAAAACAAAACCGAAACCAATGTACCTATTTCTGTGTATGGCATAAAAGATAAAAATGTCGTCTTCAAAAAATGGTTTGACACCGTTATTAAAGATAGCATTTATACTATTCCGAGAAATAATGCTGAGAAAATTGTTATCAATTACAAAAATGAAGTTCCCGAATATAATCTGAGAAACAACTGGCGTTCCTTAAGCAGTTTGCGCGTTACTAATCGTCCGATAAAATTCATTTTCTTTAAAGATTTAGAAGATCCTTATTACAATCAAGTAGTTTATATTCCGACTTTAGAATACAATTTATATGATGGGCTTTTACCCGGAATACGCCTTCATAATAAAACAATCCTAGACAAACCTTTCAATTTCGATTTAAATCCGACAGTTTCTACCAAAGCACAAAGCCTTTCAGGTAAAGGTTATCTGTATTTCAATCAATTCAATCGCGATAGTAATTTGTACTTTATCCGCTATATGATGAGCGGTCAATACCTGCATTATGCGCCTGATGCATATTATACTAAGTTGGCACCAACAATATTTTTCAATATCAGACCTGACGATTTCAGAGATAATAGAAAAGAATTATTTATTGTAAAAGAAGTCATTGTCAGTAAGGAAAAAACAGCATTTACGGTAGCAGATAAAAGTGAAAATTATGCTGTTTTCAACACAAAATATATCAACACAAAAACGGAAGTCACCAACCATCTTTCTTTTATGGGAGATTTTCAATACGCTCCCGATTTTGGAAAACTTGCGGGAGAAATTCAATACCGAAGACTCTTTGACAACAATCGTTCGCTAAATATTCGTCTGTTTGCCGGAACCTTTTTGCACAACAAAACGAAGTCAACCTATTTTGACTTTGGCTTAGACAGACCAACCGATTATCTTTTTGAAAGCGAATATTTAGGTCGTTCCGAAACCAAAGGATTATTTAGTCAGCAATCTATTGTTTCTGATGGTTTTTTCAAATCAATGCTTGAAACCAGAACAGCAAACAGATGGATGACAACCGTTAATGCCGGTTATAGCATTTGGACTTGGATTGAGGCGTATGGCGATATCGGTTTTATCAAAAACGCGAACATTGCACCAAAATTTGTTTACGACGGCGGAATACGCCTAAATCTCGTAACCGACTATTTCGAATTATATTTTCCTGTTTATTCCAATAACGGTTGGGAAATTGGCCAACAAAATTACGGCGAAAGAATCAGATTTATCGTAGCTTTCAGACCGGAAACACTGATTACACTTTTTACCAGAAAATGGTTTTAA
- a CDS encoding MBOAT family O-acyltransferase, whose protein sequence is MFFNSLNFAIFLPIVFLLYWFMPNKSKTSQNYILILASYYFYSCWDWRFLFLLLFSTLLVYFAGIRLENNSSQRLRKFWLWLTIIICLSVLGFFKYYNFFSKSFADLFSTIGFNVSPIILKIVLPVGISFYIFHGLSYIIDIYYKRIKAEHNFVDYSLFVSYFPLLVAGPIERATHLLPQLKVKREFDFEKAKEGIYQIIWGLVKKVVIADTCANYTNEIFNHYNSMNSLSLILGAVYFAFQIYGDFSGYSDIALGTSKLFGIDLLKNFNYPYFSRDIAEFWRRWHISLTTWFRDYLYIPLGGSKGSKWFKVRNTFIIFLVSGFWHGASWTFIAWGFINALYFIPLLLLNRNRNNIEEFELGLNFSSLRIIFNILITFIITCFAWIFFRAKTIHDALFYIKRMFTDMHFSKQYFSIERYSYELLLMLFVFVIVEWNSRTKIEPISGKYSWLKLGLCLAAIVALGVFSDYKEFIYFQF, encoded by the coding sequence ATGTTTTTCAACTCTTTAAATTTTGCTATTTTCCTGCCAATAGTTTTTCTGTTGTATTGGTTTATGCCGAATAAATCAAAGACTTCCCAAAATTATATTCTTATACTGGCGAGTTATTATTTTTATTCGTGTTGGGATTGGCGATTTTTATTTCTGTTACTTTTTTCAACGTTGCTGGTATATTTTGCCGGAATCCGGTTAGAGAACAATTCCTCACAAAGGTTACGGAAGTTTTGGCTTTGGCTGACAATAATAATTTGCCTTAGTGTACTTGGCTTTTTCAAATATTACAATTTCTTTTCCAAATCCTTTGCTGATTTGTTTAGTACAATCGGATTTAATGTCAGTCCAATTATATTGAAAATAGTACTTCCGGTCGGAATTTCATTTTATATTTTTCATGGCTTGTCCTATATCATCGATATTTATTACAAACGAATTAAGGCTGAACACAATTTTGTTGATTATTCATTATTCGTGAGCTATTTCCCTTTGCTGGTTGCCGGACCGATTGAAAGAGCGACGCATCTTTTACCGCAATTAAAAGTAAAAAGAGAATTCGATTTCGAAAAAGCCAAAGAAGGAATCTACCAAATCATTTGGGGTTTGGTCAAAAAAGTGGTTATTGCTGATACGTGTGCAAACTACACTAACGAAATTTTCAATCATTACAATTCGATGAATTCGCTGTCGCTGATTTTGGGTGCGGTTTATTTTGCTTTCCAGATTTATGGCGACTTTTCAGGTTATTCCGATATTGCTTTAGGAACGTCAAAACTCTTCGGGATTGATTTACTGAAGAACTTCAATTATCCTTATTTTTCAAGAGATATCGCCGAATTTTGGCGACGTTGGCACATTTCGTTAACGACATGGTTTCGCGATTATTTATACATTCCACTAGGTGGAAGCAAAGGCTCAAAATGGTTTAAAGTCAGAAACACTTTTATCATTTTTTTGGTTAGTGGATTTTGGCATGGTGCAAGCTGGACATTTATCGCCTGGGGATTTATCAATGCACTGTATTTTATTCCCTTGTTGTTATTAAACAGAAACCGAAACAACATCGAAGAGTTTGAATTAGGATTAAATTTTTCGTCGCTCAGAATTATTTTCAATATTCTCATCACATTTATAATTACGTGTTTCGCCTGGATATTTTTCCGTGCAAAAACAATTCATGATGCGTTATTTTACATCAAGCGAATGTTTACCGATATGCATTTTTCAAAGCAATATTTCAGTATCGAACGCTATAGTTATGAGCTTTTGTTAATGCTATTTGTATTTGTAATTGTCGAATGGAACAGCCGAACTAAAATTGAACCAATATCCGGGAAATATAGTTGGCTGAAATTAGGCTTATGCCTGGCTGCTATTGTGGCTTTGGGAGTATTTTCGGATTATAAGGAGTTTATTTATTTTCAGTTCTAA
- a CDS encoding LOG family protein codes for MREDFLNEDDKIQEKLKQKTWNEVRTNDSWAIFKIMSEFVNGYESMARIGPCVSIFGSARTKPDNKYYLLAEKIAYKISKAGYGVITGGGPGIMEAGNKGAHNGEGTSVGLNIELPFEQHYNPYIDKDKNLNFDYFFVRKVMFVKYSQGFVVMPGGFGTLDELFEAVTLIQTKKIGKFPIILVGSEYWSGLINWIKTVMIEKEHNANPDDMNLIKIVDTEDEVVEALDNFYKKYNLSPNF; via the coding sequence ATGAGAGAAGATTTTCTAAATGAAGATGATAAAATCCAGGAAAAATTAAAACAAAAAACCTGGAACGAAGTTAGAACCAACGATTCCTGGGCGATTTTTAAAATCATGTCCGAGTTTGTGAATGGATACGAAAGCATGGCCAGAATTGGGCCTTGTGTTTCTATTTTTGGTTCAGCACGAACAAAACCCGATAATAAATATTATTTGTTGGCCGAAAAAATTGCCTATAAAATCAGTAAAGCCGGTTATGGCGTTATCACAGGTGGTGGTCCCGGAATCATGGAAGCCGGAAACAAAGGCGCTCATAATGGCGAAGGAACATCAGTTGGTTTGAACATTGAACTGCCTTTTGAGCAACATTACAATCCGTATATTGATAAAGATAAAAACCTGAATTTTGACTATTTCTTTGTACGCAAGGTCATGTTTGTAAAATATTCGCAAGGTTTTGTTGTAATGCCTGGTGGTTTCGGAACTTTGGACGAATTATTTGAAGCGGTAACGCTTATCCAAACCAAAAAAATTGGAAAATTCCCAATCATATTGGTTGGTTCAGAATATTGGTCGGGATTGATAAACTGGATAAAAACGGTGATGATTGAAAAAGAACACAATGCTAATCCGGATGACATGAACCTGATTAAAATTGTGGATACTGAAGATGAAGTAGTTGAAGCTTTGGATAATTTCTACAAAAAATACAATCTGAGTCCAAATTTTTAA